One part of the Humulus lupulus chromosome 9, drHumLupu1.1, whole genome shotgun sequence genome encodes these proteins:
- the LOC133801752 gene encoding non-classical arabinogalactan protein 31-like — protein sequence MDFGMVRALLAALLVVSCFTVEALPVSQPPLHLPIPTEAPPAHPPSYYHHHHPPAAAPAHPPHHHHHHHHPPPSPSPVPVHPPVYPPPKTPTTPHKPATPPPKPATPAPKPATPPPKPATPPPKPYTPAPKPATPPPKPYTPAPKPVTPPPKPATPPKKPYIPAPKPAIPPPKPYAPPPKPSSPPAKPPVHTPYVLPPRKFVVVQGVVYCKHCKYTGVDTLLNATRVEAAIVILHCKNTKYSLFATGKTDKNGYFVIKPKFLTTYGVHKCTVSLLKSPLPNCQKPSMLHGGDKGGILRPEMPKFPVDKRAAVYYSVGPFAFEPKKCY from the exons atggatTTTGGCATGGTGAGAGCGTTGCTTGCGGCCCTACTTGTAGTGAGCTGCTTCACAGTCGAAGCATTGCCCGTCTCTCAACCACCACTCCACCTCCCAATTCCAACAGAAGCCCCCCCAGCCCATCCTCCTAGCTACTACCACCACCATCACCCTCCGGCCGCCGCCCCGGCTCACCCTCcacatcaccaccaccaccatcaccaccctcctccttctccttcccCTGTCCCAGTTCACCCTCCAGTTTACCCTCCACCCAAAACACCTACTACTCCCCATAAGCCAGCCACTCCACCTCCAAAGCCAGCCACTCCTGCACCAAAGCCAGCCACCCCACCACCAAAGCCAGCTACTCCCCCACCTAAGCCATACACTCCTGCGCCCAAGCCAGCTACTCCCCCACCTAAGCCATACACTCCGGCACCTAAGCCAGTCACTCCTCCACCAAAGCCAGCAACTCCACCCAAAAAGCCATACATTCCTGCACCAAAGCCAGCTATACCTCCCCCTAAGCCATATGCACCGCCACCGAAGCCATCGAGTCCACCGGCTAAGCCACCGGTTCACACACCTTACGTTCTTCCACCAAGGAAGTTTGTTGTTGTTCAAGGCGTTGTTTACTGCAAGCACTGCAAGTACACCGGAGTTGACACTCTATTGAACGCTACACGAGTCGAAG CTGCCATTGTGATATTACACTGCAAAAACACCAAGTACTCGCTCTTCGCCACAGGCAAAACGGACAAAAACGGCTATTTCGTAATCAAGCCAAAGTTCTTGACCACCTATGGTGTTCACAAGTGCACAGTGTCATTGCTTAAGTCGCCACTGCCCAACTGCCAGAAGCCTTCCATGCTCCACGGCGGCGACAAGGGTGGCATTTTAAGGCCTGAGATGCCCAAGTTCCCGGTCGACAAACGCGCTGCTGTTTACTACTCGGTCGGTCCATTTGCTTTCGAGCCCAAAAAATGCTATTAA